The following are encoded together in the Clostridia bacterium genome:
- a CDS encoding CpsD/CapB family tyrosine-protein kinase: MQHVFLITQSDPRSPASEAFRLVRANLKFSQVQGSFKTILITSTGPEEGKSTLAANLAVTMAQAGSTVLLVDCDLRRPRLHRTFKLKNRLGLTNVLIRAQLWNQAVQTTDIPGLSLIPSGPIPPNPSELLGSEPMQEFLESAASEYDAVVLDTPPVVAVSDALVLAPLVDGIILVVRAGKTRVDQIMEAKKLLENANGRIVGAVINAAKPNGKSYYYYHYYSSDGKER; this comes from the coding sequence GTGCAGCACGTGTTTCTAATAACCCAAAGCGACCCGAGGTCTCCTGCTTCAGAAGCTTTTCGCCTGGTGAGGGCTAACCTGAAATTCTCCCAAGTCCAAGGCAGTTTTAAAACCATCCTCATTACCAGTACCGGGCCCGAGGAAGGCAAATCGACCCTGGCGGCCAACCTAGCGGTCACCATGGCCCAGGCCGGCAGCACGGTTCTCCTGGTCGATTGCGATCTGCGCCGGCCCCGCCTACACCGGACCTTTAAACTCAAGAACCGGCTGGGGCTGACCAACGTTCTGATCCGAGCTCAATTGTGGAATCAGGCGGTTCAAACAACTGATATACCTGGTCTATCCCTTATTCCCAGTGGCCCTATTCCTCCCAACCCGTCGGAGCTGCTGGGGTCGGAGCCGATGCAGGAGTTCCTGGAAAGCGCCGCCTCTGAATATGACGCGGTGGTGCTTGATACTCCCCCGGTGGTGGCAGTCAGCGACGCCTTGGTTCTGGCCCCTTTGGTTGATGGTATCATCCTGGTGGTCCGGGCTGGAAAAACCCGGGTTGATCAGATAATGGAAGCTAAGAAATTGCTCGAAAATGCCAACGGCCGCATCGTTGGCGCTGTCATTAACGCCGCCAAGCCCAACGGGAAAAGCTATTACTA